The Phenylobacterium koreense genome window below encodes:
- a CDS encoding single-stranded DNA-binding protein, with translation MAGSVNKVILVGNLGADPEIRSLNSGDRVANLRIATSETWRDRATGERKEKTEWHRVVIFNDNLVKVAEQYLRKGSKVYIEGSLQTRKWTDQSGQEKFSTEIVLQKFRGELTMLDGRSEGAGGGGDYGGGSGGYGGGGGGFGGGPRNQGSGPREDFSADLDDEIPF, from the coding sequence ATGGCGGGCAGCGTCAACAAGGTGATCCTGGTCGGCAATCTCGGCGCCGATCCGGAAATCCGCAGCCTCAATTCTGGCGACCGGGTCGCCAACCTGCGGATCGCGACGTCGGAAACCTGGCGCGATCGCGCCACCGGCGAACGCAAGGAAAAGACCGAATGGCACCGGGTCGTGATCTTCAACGACAACCTGGTGAAGGTGGCCGAGCAATATCTGCGCAAGGGCTCGAAGGTTTATATCGAGGGCTCGCTGCAGACCCGGAAGTGGACCGACCAGTCGGGCCAGGAGAAGTTCTCCACCGAGATCGTGCTCCAGAAGTTCCGGGGCGAACTGACCATGCTCGACGGTCGCAGCGAGGGCGCTGGCGGCGGCGGTGACTACGGCGGTGGAAGCGGTGGATATGGCGGCGGTGGCGGCGGCTTCGGCGGCGGCCCGCGCAACCAGGGCTCAGGCCCCCGCGAGGACTTCTCCGCCGACCTCGACGACGAGATCCCGTTCTAA
- a CDS encoding ATP-binding protein: MGFSAKNLIGRTTLIVAAVAIVQAIVSIGFYAAIDRQDQREDHARRIAELLVVGGRAQAAGGGLNAATDAVMTTRHLEAAVSPARPDWPTIQDATAEAIARQVIQWEPSLDGRSLRLWTERNPGGGDDLVGAMRLADGQWLTFRSRDVPRSWPIALRATVITLLVALLSLGLAIYALGALGRPLRRLAVAAHEFGEGRRAPVAIQGPADLRDLGRAFNNMQTRIGGLIEDQARAMEAISHDLGTPLSRLKIAADFIDCTDTRTIVVDNVDELNAMLESLRGYLRAQHQAAASEKVDLGRLLADLLVRWNGKAAYRGPDSLVVSTYRGPLEKAIVQLVDNAVRYGEEADVEVVEEPAGVAIHIRDKGPGIPQDALERIYEPFFRVDTARSRDTGGLGLGIPTAQRLLRRFGGDLVIGNGPDGGLHVIIRAPVAAEPAGAW; this comes from the coding sequence GTGGGGTTTTCAGCCAAGAATCTGATCGGTCGCACGACGCTGATCGTGGCCGCCGTGGCGATCGTGCAGGCGATCGTGAGCATCGGATTCTATGCGGCGATCGACCGTCAGGACCAGCGCGAGGACCATGCGCGGCGCATCGCCGAGCTGCTGGTCGTCGGCGGCCGGGCGCAGGCGGCGGGCGGCGGGCTGAACGCTGCGACCGACGCCGTCATGACCACGCGCCATCTGGAGGCCGCCGTCAGTCCGGCGCGGCCCGACTGGCCGACCATCCAAGACGCCACGGCCGAGGCCATTGCACGCCAGGTCATCCAGTGGGAGCCGTCCCTCGACGGCCGCTCCCTGCGCCTCTGGACCGAGCGCAACCCCGGCGGCGGCGATGATCTGGTCGGGGCCATGCGGCTTGCCGACGGCCAGTGGCTGACCTTCCGCTCCCGTGACGTCCCGCGTAGCTGGCCGATCGCCCTGCGCGCCACGGTGATCACGCTTCTCGTGGCGCTTCTCTCCCTGGGGCTGGCGATCTACGCGCTCGGCGCCCTGGGCAGGCCGCTGAGGCGGCTGGCCGTCGCGGCCCATGAGTTCGGGGAGGGGCGTCGTGCGCCTGTGGCGATCCAGGGGCCGGCCGACCTGCGCGACCTGGGCCGCGCCTTCAACAACATGCAGACCCGCATCGGCGGGCTGATCGAGGATCAGGCGCGGGCCATGGAGGCGATCAGCCACGACCTCGGCACGCCGCTCAGCCGATTGAAGATCGCCGCCGATTTCATTGACTGCACCGACACCCGGACCATCGTCGTCGATAACGTCGATGAGCTGAACGCGATGCTGGAGTCCCTGCGCGGCTACCTGCGCGCCCAGCACCAGGCCGCGGCCTCGGAGAAGGTCGACCTTGGCCGGCTGCTGGCCGACCTGCTTGTCCGCTGGAACGGCAAGGCGGCCTATCGCGGACCGGACAGCCTGGTGGTCTCGACCTATCGGGGACCGCTCGAGAAGGCGATCGTGCAACTGGTCGACAACGCCGTCCGCTACGGCGAGGAGGCCGATGTCGAGGTTGTCGAGGAGCCGGCCGGCGTCGCGATCCACATCCGAGACAAGGGACCCGGCATTCCCCAGGATGCCCTGGAGCGCATCTACGAGCCGTTCTTCCGGGTCGATACCGCCCGCAGCCGCGACACGGGCGGCCTCGGCCTCGGCATTCCCACGGCGCAGCGGTTGCTGCGGCGGTTCGGCGGCGACCTGGTGATCGGCAACGGACCCGATGGCGGCCTGCACGTGATCATCCGCGCCCCGGTCGCCGCCGAGCCCGCCGGGGCCTGGTAG
- a CDS encoding superoxide dismutase family protein, whose product MRYALVALAATLIAGSATAADAPASQRADLKNASGAVIGSAQLTDAPKGLLMKIELKGATPGWHGLHFHEKGDCSKSDFTSAGGHVHGGSTMVHGLLNPDANEAGDLPNIYVAADGTASAEFFSSFVSLSGAGGRQALADADGSAIMIHANADDHKTQPIGGAGARIACGVIAGG is encoded by the coding sequence ATGAGATATGCTCTCGTCGCCCTCGCCGCCACTCTGATCGCCGGTTCGGCGACTGCGGCGGATGCGCCCGCCAGCCAGCGGGCGGACCTGAAGAACGCCAGCGGCGCCGTGATCGGCTCGGCGCAACTCACCGATGCGCCCAAGGGCCTGCTGATGAAGATCGAGCTGAAGGGCGCGACGCCGGGCTGGCATGGCCTGCACTTCCACGAGAAGGGCGATTGCTCGAAGTCGGACTTCACCTCGGCCGGCGGACACGTCCACGGCGGGTCGACCATGGTCCACGGCCTCCTGAACCCCGACGCCAACGAGGCGGGCGACCTGCCGAACATCTATGTGGCCGCCGACGGGACGGCCAGCGCCGAGTTCTTCTCCAGCTTCGTGTCGCTCAGCGGCGCCGGCGGCCGCCAGGCCCTGGCCGACGCCGACGGCTCGGCGATCATGATCCACGCCAACGCCGACGACCATAAGACCCAGCCGATCGGCGGCGCGGGCGCCCGGATCGCTTGCGGCGTGATCGCCGGCGGCTAG
- the gyrA gene encoding DNA gyrase subunit A, which translates to MSVIVSRALPDARDGLKPVHRRILFSMNEQGHTPDRSYVKSARVVGDVMGKYHPHGDASIYFTMVRMAQPFSMGLLLIDGQGNFGSVDNDPPAAMRYTESRMTKAAMSIVADLDKDTVDFKENYDGTEQEPVVLPSRIPNLLVNGAGGIAVGMATNIPPHNLGEVVDACLAYVDDPEIGLDALLDIVPGPDFPTGGEIIGRSASRTALATGRGSVIMRGKADIQEIRKDREAIVITEIPYQVNKAAMVERIAELVRDKKIEGVADLRDESDRDGMRVVIEMKREASPDVVLNQLYRYTPLQSSFAVNMLALDRGRPREMNLRELVAAFVDFREEVVVRRVKFELGKARDRGHVLVGLAIAVANIDEFIHIIRSSKDPAEARERLVARNWPTGDMMPLVELIADPRTVVIDDDKIRLTEEQARAILALTLSRLTGLGRDEIFGEASELAGTIQGHLTILSSRENVMAIVREELVEVRTAFAVPRRTAIVDGDAEVEDEDLIAREDMVITVTHGGYVKRTPLATYRTQHRGGKGRSGMATKDEDAVTRVFSASTHTPMLFFSSGGKVYQLKVWRLPVGNPNSRGKAFVNLLPIEPGESITSILPLPEDEGAWDQYDVMFATRSGNVRRNKLSDFQGIKRNGKIAMKLDDGDSIIGVGLCNAAQNDILLTTALGRCIRFATEEVRVFAGRDSTGVRGIRLAEGDSVISMAILRSVEATPAERSAYVKHANAMRRATGDEVDEVAAPDDEESEGEVTLSVERIAELGAAEEVILTVSTEGFGKRSSAYEFRRTGRGGQGLLAQDLTKKGGRLAASFPVEEFDEILLVTDQGQLIRTPVNQIRMVGRNTSGVTIFRTSKDEHVVSVERLADQGDEAEDEGDAAD; encoded by the coding sequence ATGAGCGTGATCGTCAGCCGCGCCCTGCCGGACGCGCGCGACGGCCTCAAGCCCGTTCACCGCCGCATCCTGTTTTCGATGAACGAGCAGGGCCACACGCCCGACCGTTCGTATGTGAAGTCCGCGCGGGTCGTCGGGGACGTGATGGGTAAGTATCACCCGCACGGCGACGCCTCGATCTACTTCACCATGGTCCGCATGGCGCAGCCCTTCTCGATGGGCCTGCTGCTGATCGACGGCCAGGGCAACTTCGGCTCGGTGGACAACGACCCGCCGGCGGCCATGCGCTATACCGAAAGCCGCATGACCAAGGCCGCGATGTCCATCGTGGCCGACCTCGACAAGGACACCGTCGACTTCAAGGAGAACTACGACGGCACCGAGCAGGAGCCGGTGGTCCTGCCGTCGCGGATCCCGAATCTGCTGGTCAACGGTGCCGGCGGCATCGCCGTCGGTATGGCCACCAACATCCCGCCGCACAATCTGGGCGAGGTGGTCGACGCCTGCCTGGCCTATGTGGACGATCCCGAGATCGGCCTCGACGCCCTGCTGGACATCGTGCCGGGCCCCGACTTCCCGACCGGCGGCGAGATCATCGGCCGCTCGGCCTCGCGCACCGCCCTGGCCACCGGCCGCGGCTCGGTGATCATGCGCGGCAAGGCGGACATCCAGGAGATCCGCAAGGATCGCGAAGCCATCGTCATCACCGAGATCCCGTATCAGGTGAACAAGGCCGCGATGGTCGAGCGCATCGCCGAACTGGTGCGCGACAAGAAGATCGAAGGCGTCGCCGACCTGCGGGACGAGAGCGACCGCGACGGCATGCGGGTCGTCATCGAGATGAAACGCGAGGCGTCTCCGGACGTCGTGCTCAACCAGCTCTATCGCTACACCCCGCTGCAGTCGTCCTTCGCGGTCAACATGCTGGCCCTCGACCGCGGCCGCCCGCGCGAGATGAACCTGCGCGAGCTGGTCGCCGCCTTCGTGGACTTCCGCGAAGAGGTCGTGGTCCGGCGCGTCAAGTTCGAGCTGGGCAAGGCGCGCGACCGCGGCCACGTCCTGGTCGGCCTCGCCATCGCCGTCGCTAACATCGACGAGTTCATCCACATCATCCGCTCGTCGAAGGACCCGGCCGAGGCGCGCGAGCGCCTGGTCGCCCGCAACTGGCCGACCGGCGACATGATGCCTCTGGTGGAATTGATCGCCGACCCGCGCACGGTGGTGATCGACGACGACAAGATCCGGCTGACCGAGGAACAGGCCCGCGCCATCCTGGCCCTGACCCTGTCTCGCCTGACCGGTCTCGGCCGCGACGAGATCTTCGGCGAGGCCAGCGAACTGGCCGGAACCATCCAGGGCCACCTGACGATCCTGTCCTCGCGCGAAAACGTCATGGCCATCGTGCGCGAGGAACTGGTGGAGGTGCGCACCGCCTTCGCCGTGCCGCGCCGGACCGCCATCGTCGACGGCGACGCCGAGGTCGAGGACGAGGACCTGATCGCCCGCGAGGACATGGTCATCACCGTGACCCACGGCGGCTATGTGAAGCGCACGCCGCTGGCCACCTACCGGACCCAGCATCGGGGCGGGAAGGGCCGTTCGGGCATGGCGACCAAGGACGAGGATGCGGTCACCCGCGTCTTCTCCGCCTCGACCCACACGCCGATGCTGTTCTTCTCGTCGGGCGGCAAGGTCTATCAGCTCAAGGTCTGGCGCCTGCCGGTCGGCAATCCGAACTCGCGCGGCAAGGCGTTCGTGAACCTGCTGCCGATCGAGCCGGGCGAAAGCATCACCTCCATCCTGCCGTTGCCGGAGGACGAGGGCGCCTGGGATCAATACGACGTCATGTTCGCCACCCGTTCGGGCAATGTCCGGCGCAACAAGCTGTCGGACTTCCAGGGCATCAAGCGCAACGGCAAGATCGCCATGAAGCTGGACGACGGTGACTCGATCATCGGCGTCGGCCTCTGCAACGCCGCTCAGAACGACATCCTGCTGACCACGGCGCTCGGCCGCTGCATCCGCTTCGCCACAGAAGAGGTCCGGGTCTTCGCCGGTCGCGACTCCACCGGCGTGCGCGGCATCCGCCTGGCCGAGGGCGACAGCGTCATCTCGATGGCCATCCTGCGGTCGGTCGAAGCGACGCCCGCCGAGCGCAGCGCCTATGTGAAACACGCCAACGCCATGCGCCGGGCCACCGGCGACGAGGTGGACGAGGTCGCCGCTCCGGACGACGAGGAAAGCGAGGGCGAGGTCACGCTCAGCGTCGAACGCATCGCCGAACTCGGCGCGGCCGAGGAGGTCATCCTCACCGTCTCGACCGAGGGCTTCGGCAAGCGCTCTTCGGCCTACGAATTCCGTCGCACCGGGCGCGGCGGTCAGGGCCTGCTCGCCCAGGACCTGACCAAGAAGGGCGGCCGCCTGGCGGCCTCCTTCCCAGTCGAGGAGTTCGACGAAATCCTGCTCGTCACCGACCAGGGTCAGCTCATCCGTACGCCGGTCAACCAGATCCGCATGGTCGGCCGCAACACGTCCGGGGTCACCATCTTCCGGACCAGCAAGGACGAGCATGTCGTGTCGGTCGAACGCCTGGCCGACCAGGGCGACGAGGCGGAGGACGAGGGGGATGCGGCGGACTAA
- the coaD gene encoding pantetheine-phosphate adenylyltransferase → MTRVGLYPGTFDPIHNGHTDIIGRAVKLVDKLVIGVAINAGKGPLFELEERVAILRAETEHLTHRAEIIVQPFEGLLMHFAREIGAGVIVRGLRAVADFEYEFQMTAMNQQLDREVETLFLMADPRHQAISSKLVKEIAVLGGDISKFVSPQIMHALLAKVGRA, encoded by the coding sequence ATGACGCGCGTTGGGCTCTATCCGGGGACCTTCGACCCAATCCACAACGGCCACACCGACATCATCGGGCGGGCCGTGAAGCTCGTGGACAAGCTGGTCATCGGCGTGGCCATCAACGCCGGCAAGGGGCCCCTGTTCGAGCTGGAGGAGCGCGTGGCGATTCTCCGCGCTGAAACCGAGCACCTGACCCATCGCGCCGAGATCATCGTGCAGCCTTTCGAAGGCCTGCTGATGCACTTCGCCCGCGAAATCGGGGCTGGGGTCATCGTCCGTGGCCTGCGCGCCGTGGCCGACTTCGAATACGAATTCCAGATGACGGCGATGAACCAGCAGCTCGACCGCGAGGTGGAGACCCTGTTCCTCATGGCCGATCCGCGGCACCAGGCGATCTCCTCCAAGCTGGTGAAGGAAATCGCCGTTCTCGGCGGCGACATCAGCAAGTTCGTCAGCCCGCAGATCATGCACGCCCTGCTGGCCAAGGTCGGCCGCGCCTAG
- a CDS encoding peptidylprolyl isomerase, whose protein sequence is MFRTVFLAAAVMALAAPAAAQAPAAKASPAPPPAASDWRTPNPDDVMVIDTNKGRIIVELVPEVAPAHVQRVKELTRAGFYDGRSFFRVIDQFMAQTGDPEDQGTGGSDKPDLTQEFLFRLGGDSGFVQVADENVSQTGFIKTLPVRSQSPMLAAMTADGKISAWPLYCPGVAAMARGQGEDSANSQFFLMRQTYPTLEKRYTGWGRVISGLEVVRAIKVGEPVTPPQDKMDKVRILADIPASERPKVRVVDTASPWFKAKIDAAKTQAGTNFSVCDINIPSEVK, encoded by the coding sequence ATGTTCCGCACCGTATTTCTCGCCGCCGCCGTCATGGCGCTTGCGGCGCCCGCCGCCGCCCAGGCTCCCGCGGCCAAGGCGTCCCCCGCGCCGCCGCCGGCCGCATCGGACTGGCGCACGCCCAATCCCGACGACGTCATGGTGATCGACACCAACAAGGGCCGCATCATCGTCGAGTTGGTCCCCGAAGTCGCGCCCGCCCACGTCCAGCGTGTCAAGGAACTGACTCGCGCCGGCTTCTACGACGGCCGCAGCTTCTTCCGGGTGATCGACCAGTTCATGGCCCAGACCGGCGATCCTGAGGATCAGGGCACAGGCGGCAGCGACAAGCCCGACCTCACCCAGGAGTTCCTGTTCCGCCTGGGCGGCGACAGCGGGTTCGTGCAGGTCGCCGACGAGAACGTCAGCCAGACCGGCTTCATCAAGACCCTGCCGGTCCGCAGCCAGAGCCCGATGCTCGCGGCCATGACCGCCGACGGCAAGATTTCGGCGTGGCCGCTCTACTGCCCCGGCGTGGCCGCCATGGCCCGCGGGCAGGGAGAGGACAGCGCCAACAGCCAGTTCTTCCTAATGCGCCAGACCTATCCCACCCTGGAGAAGCGCTACACCGGCTGGGGCCGGGTGATCTCCGGGCTCGAGGTGGTGCGGGCGATCAAGGTCGGCGAGCCGGTCACCCCGCCGCAAGACAAGATGGACAAGGTCCGCATCCTGGCCGATATCCCGGCTTCCGAACGACCCAAGGTTCGCGTCGTCGATACGGCCAGCCCCTGGTTCAAGGCCAAGATCGACGCTGCAAAGACGCAGGCGGGAACCAATTTCTCCGTCTGCGATATCAACATTCCATCGGAGGTGAAGTGA
- a CDS encoding peptidylprolyl isomerase: MDPENTLILTLDTGPVTIKLRPDLAPGHVERIKELSREGFYDGVVFHRVIDGFMAQGGDPTGTGTSGSDKPNLKAEFSREPHVRGVCSMARTSAPHSANSQFFICLDDATFLDGQYTVWGEVVEGMDAVDALPKGEPPRSPGKIVSARVAADVA, from the coding sequence ATGGACCCGGAAAACACCCTCATCCTGACCCTGGACACCGGTCCGGTGACGATCAAGCTCCGCCCCGACCTGGCCCCCGGCCACGTGGAGCGCATCAAGGAGCTGTCGCGTGAAGGCTTCTATGACGGCGTGGTCTTCCACCGCGTCATCGACGGCTTCATGGCCCAGGGCGGCGACCCGACCGGCACCGGCACCTCGGGCTCGGACAAGCCGAACCTGAAGGCCGAGTTCTCCCGTGAACCGCACGTGCGCGGCGTCTGCTCCATGGCCCGCACCTCGGCCCCGCACTCGGCCAACAGCCAGTTCTTCATCTGCCTGGACGATGCGACCTTCCTCGACGGCCAGTACACCGTTTGGGGCGAAGTGGTCGAAGGCATGGACGCCGTCGACGCCCTGCCGAAGGGCGAGCCGCCGCGCAGCCCCGGCAAGATCGTCTCGGCCCGCGTGGCCGCCGACGTCGCGTGA
- a CDS encoding HD domain-containing protein, protein MTPKLEAAYAEPHRRYHTREHIEQCLALLGKVPDLQDSERRILELAIWWHDAVYDPTASDNEVRSAEMAKADLREFDDISIHAREEVARLIRLTAGHEVEEEDRLGEIMVSIDLAILGAPAPRYDAYAHAVREEYAHVPDEAWRKGRVAVLQRFLDAQVIFPDPAFAEWLDAQARENLTRELASLS, encoded by the coding sequence GTGACGCCAAAGCTCGAAGCGGCTTATGCCGAGCCGCATCGGCGCTACCATACGCGCGAACATATCGAGCAGTGCCTGGCGCTGCTCGGTAAGGTTCCCGACCTGCAAGATAGCGAGCGCCGGATCCTGGAGCTCGCGATCTGGTGGCATGACGCCGTCTACGACCCGACCGCCTCCGACAACGAGGTCAGGAGCGCCGAGATGGCCAAAGCCGATCTGCGCGAATTTGACGACATCTCGATTCACGCGCGCGAAGAGGTCGCCCGGCTGATCCGCCTCACCGCCGGCCATGAGGTCGAGGAGGAGGATCGCCTGGGGGAGATCATGGTCTCGATCGACCTTGCGATCCTCGGCGCGCCGGCGCCGCGCTACGACGCCTACGCGCACGCTGTCCGCGAGGAATACGCCCACGTCCCCGACGAGGCTTGGCGCAAGGGTCGGGTTGCGGTGCTGCAACGCTTTCTGGACGCGCAGGTTATCTTCCCCGATCCCGCGTTCGCCGAATGGCTGGACGCCCAGGCGCGAGAAAACCTCACTCGGGAGCTCGCGTCCCTAAGCTGA
- a CDS encoding endonuclease/exonuclease/phosphatase family protein — MEHVRSVLAAFMTLVALCCLAWAAAAHGGRWSMRLDALTHFAPLVLGAAILPAAYAFLVRGWPRIAMLVMAGTAILLCAGLILPEYLRPKSAPAPAAAPGRIKVIQLNFWDRNRTPAKAIAWLKAQDPDIIVLQEVCRVRKMLPVELADYHVTTFDCRVMILSKAEPIRRMVTPLDADKYLRPPVAAATFRDQHGEYTVAGTHYGWPVPAGRQQAQGRLIAGFLGRFPKERLIFTGDLNSTPWSFARRREDAMFAIERRTRALFSWPVGRFTGGRLEAPFPFLPIDQVYAGPGWRTVSVTRGPAVGSDHYPIVTILAP; from the coding sequence ATGGAACATGTCCGCTCCGTCCTCGCCGCATTCATGACCCTGGTGGCGCTCTGCTGCCTGGCCTGGGCCGCGGCGGCGCACGGGGGGCGCTGGAGCATGCGGCTGGACGCCCTGACGCACTTCGCACCGCTGGTGCTGGGCGCGGCGATCCTGCCGGCGGCCTACGCCTTCCTGGTGAGAGGCTGGCCGCGGATCGCCATGCTGGTCATGGCGGGCACGGCGATCCTGCTGTGCGCCGGCCTCATCCTCCCCGAATACCTGCGCCCGAAGAGCGCGCCGGCGCCGGCCGCCGCGCCGGGCAGGATCAAGGTCATCCAGCTCAACTTCTGGGACCGCAACCGGACGCCAGCCAAGGCGATCGCCTGGCTGAAGGCGCAGGACCCCGACATCATCGTGCTGCAGGAGGTCTGCCGGGTCCGCAAGATGCTGCCCGTAGAGTTGGCCGACTACCACGTCACGACCTTCGACTGCCGAGTGATGATCCTCTCCAAGGCCGAGCCGATCCGGCGGATGGTCACGCCGCTGGACGCCGACAAATATCTGAGGCCGCCGGTCGCGGCCGCCACCTTCCGCGACCAGCACGGCGAGTACACCGTGGCGGGCACCCATTACGGCTGGCCGGTGCCGGCGGGACGCCAACAGGCGCAGGGGCGGCTCATCGCCGGCTTCCTCGGGCGCTTTCCGAAGGAACGGCTGATCTTCACCGGCGACCTCAACTCCACGCCCTGGTCGTTCGCCCGGCGGCGCGAGGATGCGATGTTCGCGATCGAGCGGCGGACGCGGGCGCTGTTCTCGTGGCCGGTCGGCCGATTCACCGGCGGACGATTGGAGGCGCCCTTCCCTTTCCTGCCGATCGACCAGGTCTATGCCGGACCAGGGTGGCGGACGGTGAGCGTCACGCGCGGACCGGCCGTGGGCTCCGACCACTATCCGATCGTGACCATCCTAGCGCCGTAG
- a CDS encoding endonuclease/exonuclease/phosphatase family protein, whose protein sequence is MGPPVKRGDVQVGDMGLLRFLYSAVILPLGWACAIAAVLAQGGRFSGHLDVLTHFAPLYVAGGVITVAASLFVAERRLPLALAAIAVLASGALIAPELLRRQSPAAPADAGGQLKLVQFNAALDAKGLEERLAWLAKEDPDILVVEDSREVFQTAVAQRLGRYMACGRTCGVAIFTRTPPLKIESPRRGRYGLGPSIAAVHMADARGEFIVAGIHYQWPTKVRTHRENGLRMLQVLKPLPKARMIVVGDFNSTPWSFDRRRDDAAIGLERRTRALPTWPANGPFGLAFLPIDHVYAGEDWRTVEIRRGPRLGSDHYPLLVLLAPK, encoded by the coding sequence GTGGGCCCACCCGTCAAGCGTGGCGATGTGCAGGTCGGGGACATGGGGCTGCTGAGATTCCTCTATTCGGCCGTGATCCTGCCGCTCGGCTGGGCCTGCGCGATCGCTGCGGTGCTGGCGCAGGGCGGCCGGTTCAGCGGGCATCTGGACGTGCTGACGCACTTCGCGCCGCTCTATGTCGCGGGCGGCGTGATCACCGTGGCTGCGAGCCTTTTCGTCGCGGAGCGGCGTCTTCCCCTCGCGCTTGCCGCGATCGCCGTGCTGGCGAGCGGGGCGCTGATCGCGCCGGAGTTGCTGCGGCGGCAAAGTCCGGCCGCGCCGGCGGACGCAGGCGGCCAGCTCAAGCTCGTCCAGTTCAACGCCGCCCTGGACGCGAAGGGCCTGGAGGAACGGCTGGCCTGGCTGGCCAAGGAGGACCCGGACATCCTGGTGGTCGAGGATTCGCGCGAAGTGTTCCAGACCGCGGTCGCTCAACGGCTGGGCCGCTATATGGCCTGCGGGCGCACCTGCGGCGTGGCGATCTTCACGCGGACGCCGCCCCTGAAGATCGAAAGCCCGCGGCGCGGTCGCTATGGCCTGGGGCCGTCGATCGCCGCCGTCCATATGGCTGACGCACGCGGCGAGTTCATCGTCGCTGGGATTCACTACCAGTGGCCCACGAAGGTCCGCACCCATCGCGAGAACGGCCTCCGGATGCTTCAGGTGCTCAAGCCGCTGCCGAAGGCGCGGATGATCGTCGTCGGCGATTTCAACTCCACGCCGTGGTCATTCGATCGCAGACGGGACGACGCGGCGATCGGCCTGGAGCGCCGGACACGCGCCCTGCCTACTTGGCCGGCGAACGGCCCGTTCGGCCTGGCGTTCCTGCCCATCGATCACGTCTATGCCGGGGAAGACTGGCGCACGGTCGAAATACGCCGCGGGCCGAGGCTCGGTTCGGACCACTATCCGCTCCTCGTCTTGCTGGCCCCGAAGTGA
- the queA gene encoding tRNA preQ1(34) S-adenosylmethionine ribosyltransferase-isomerase QueA translates to MQLADFDFELPEDRIALRPVSPRDSARLLLVQPGQPLADLTVSDLPGLLRAGDMLVLNDTRVIPARLKGRRLREGSDVAVEATLHRRLSPWQWTAFMRPGKKLAPGDRIRFGAMEDRACLLTSLDATVVEKGEGGEVTLSFDLSGPDLDLAIAERGAMPLPPYIAAKRGEDAQDRTDYQTVYADEEGSVAAPTAGLHFTPELLARLEAMGVGATFVTLHVGAGTFLPVKVENLTEHRMHAEYGEVDAAAAASINAAKAAGGRIVCVGTTSLRLVESAAGEDGVVRPFAAETSIFITPGYRFRVADGLMTNFHLPKSTLFMLVSAFAGLETMRGAYAHAIESGYRFYSYGDTSLLWRAN, encoded by the coding sequence ATGCAGCTTGCCGACTTCGACTTCGAACTTCCAGAGGACCGTATCGCCCTGCGGCCGGTCAGTCCGCGCGACTCCGCGCGACTGCTCCTGGTCCAGCCGGGCCAGCCCCTGGCCGATCTGACCGTCTCCGACCTGCCGGGCCTGCTCCGGGCCGGAGACATGCTTGTCCTCAACGACACCCGGGTCATCCCGGCGCGGCTCAAGGGCCGCCGCCTGCGGGAGGGCTCGGACGTCGCCGTGGAGGCGACCCTCCATCGACGCCTGTCCCCCTGGCAGTGGACCGCCTTCATGCGTCCGGGCAAGAAGCTCGCGCCCGGCGACCGCATCCGCTTCGGCGCCATGGAAGATCGCGCCTGCCTGCTCACCAGCCTCGACGCCACCGTGGTCGAGAAGGGCGAGGGCGGTGAAGTCACCCTGTCCTTCGATCTTTCCGGGCCCGACCTCGACCTGGCCATCGCCGAGCGGGGCGCCATGCCGCTGCCGCCCTATATCGCGGCCAAGCGCGGCGAGGACGCCCAGGACCGCACCGACTACCAGACGGTCTACGCCGACGAAGAGGGCTCGGTGGCCGCGCCGACCGCCGGCCTGCACTTCACGCCCGAGCTTCTGGCGCGCCTGGAGGCCATGGGCGTCGGCGCGACCTTCGTCACCCTTCACGTCGGCGCCGGCACGTTCCTGCCGGTAAAGGTCGAAAACCTGACGGAACACCGTATGCACGCCGAGTACGGGGAAGTTGACGCCGCCGCCGCCGCCAGCATCAACGCCGCCAAGGCTGCCGGCGGCCGCATCGTCTGCGTCGGCACGACTTCGCTCCGTCTCGTGGAGAGCGCCGCGGGCGAAGACGGCGTCGTCCGTCCCTTCGCCGCCGAGACCTCGATCTTCATCACCCCCGGCTACCGCTTCCGCGTGGCCGATGGCCTGATGACCAATTTCCACCTCCCGAAGTCGACCCTTTTCATGCTGGTCAGCGCCTTCGCCGGGCTGGAGACCATGCGCGGCGCCTACGCCCACGCCATTGAGAGCGGCTACCGCTTCTATTCCTATGGCGACACCAGCCTGCTCTGGAGAGCCAACTAG